In a single window of the uncultured Pseudodesulfovibrio sp. genome:
- a CDS encoding SDR family NAD(P)-dependent oxidoreductase, which yields MTLLRNKTLILTGASMGIGAALAEELANEGVNLVLNARTRDKLLAVRDRCRELGVHADCVAGDAADDAVAAQLVDAALSLGDFFGFIHAAGMLAPGPAIWELSAERFSEVVNASLIAAHQLMRHAVPPLLEQGEGLAVFFGSGAADRPQTGIGAYCAAKAGEEHLARQLANEAPAVTTVIWRPGVVETRMQADARKAEGSAAAPLREVFTSWQRDGLLLTPQQSSRGLVDFLLGDPAAYHGKVADIRKI from the coding sequence ATGACTTTACTGAGGAATAAAACCCTGATCCTGACCGGCGCGTCCATGGGCATCGGCGCAGCCCTGGCCGAAGAACTGGCGAATGAGGGCGTGAATCTCGTCCTGAATGCACGCACCAGAGACAAGCTCCTCGCGGTCCGCGACCGCTGCCGGGAACTCGGCGTGCACGCGGATTGCGTGGCGGGCGACGCGGCCGACGACGCGGTGGCGGCCCAGCTGGTGGATGCGGCCCTGTCATTGGGCGACTTTTTCGGTTTTATCCATGCCGCCGGGATGCTTGCGCCCGGACCGGCCATTTGGGAGCTATCCGCCGAACGTTTCAGCGAGGTGGTGAACGCGTCTTTGATCGCAGCCCATCAGCTCATGCGCCATGCCGTGCCGCCCCTGCTTGAACAGGGCGAGGGACTGGCCGTGTTCTTCGGGTCCGGTGCGGCCGACCGTCCCCAAACCGGCATCGGGGCGTACTGCGCGGCCAAGGCGGGCGAGGAACATCTGGCCCGCCAACTGGCCAACGAGGCACCGGCGGTCACCACGGTCATCTGGCGGCCCGGCGTGGTCGAGACCCGTATGCAGGCCGACGCCCGCAAGGCCGAAGGGTCCGCCGCCGCGCCCCTGCGCGAGGTATTCACTTCCTGGCAACGGGACGGTCTGTTGCTGACTCCCCAGCAGTCTTCGCGCGGTCTTGTGGATTTTCTCCTGGGAGACCCGGCCGCATACCACGGCAAGGTGGCGGACATACGCAAAATATGA
- a CDS encoding pyridoxal phosphate-dependent aminotransferase, producing the protein MSMKVSKRRPLVAQSEIRNMTLECARVSGVNLAQGVCDLPVPAPVIEGAEQAMRDGTNIYTRFDGLPRLREAIAAKQKRYTGMDLDPDGQVVVSCGATGAFYAACLALLDEGDEVLVFEPYYGYHIVTMVSLGIKPVYVTLEPPEWGFVAEDLERAVTAKTRAIILNTPSNPAGKVFDRGELELIADFAESHDLFVFTDEIYEHFVFDGKKHIAPATLPGMAQRTITISGLSKVFAVTGWRLGYALCDPQWALAIGHFNDLVYVCAPAPLQIGAARGLEELGPDYYQGVSDDHQMKRDRFCDVLRSVGLTPHVPDGAYYTLADVTSLPGNTAKERALYLLEKTGVACVPGSAFYSGPVGETLARFCFAKEMDVLEDAMQRLGRLA; encoded by the coding sequence ATGTCCATGAAAGTGAGCAAGCGCAGACCGCTTGTAGCCCAGTCGGAAATCCGCAACATGACCCTGGAATGCGCTCGCGTGTCGGGCGTGAATCTGGCCCAGGGCGTGTGCGACCTGCCGGTTCCCGCTCCGGTCATCGAAGGCGCGGAACAAGCCATGCGTGACGGCACCAATATCTACACCCGGTTCGACGGGCTGCCCCGGCTGCGCGAGGCCATCGCGGCCAAGCAGAAGCGCTACACCGGCATGGACCTGGACCCGGACGGCCAGGTGGTCGTGTCCTGCGGAGCCACGGGCGCATTTTACGCCGCCTGCCTGGCGCTGCTGGATGAAGGCGACGAGGTCCTGGTCTTCGAGCCCTACTACGGCTACCACATCGTGACCATGGTCTCGCTGGGCATCAAGCCGGTCTACGTCACCCTTGAGCCGCCCGAATGGGGCTTTGTGGCCGAGGATCTTGAGCGGGCCGTGACCGCGAAGACGCGGGCCATCATTCTGAATACCCCGTCCAATCCTGCGGGCAAGGTCTTCGATCGCGGGGAGTTGGAGTTGATCGCCGATTTCGCCGAGTCCCACGACCTGTTCGTGTTCACGGACGAGATTTACGAGCACTTCGTCTTTGACGGGAAAAAACACATCGCCCCGGCCACGCTGCCGGGCATGGCCCAACGGACCATCACCATCTCCGGGCTGTCCAAGGTCTTTGCCGTGACGGGCTGGCGGCTGGGCTACGCCCTGTGCGACCCGCAGTGGGCCCTGGCCATCGGCCATTTCAACGATCTGGTCTATGTCTGCGCGCCCGCGCCGTTGCAGATCGGCGCGGCCAGGGGGTTGGAGGAACTCGGACCGGACTACTATCAGGGCGTGTCCGACGACCATCAGATGAAGCGGGACCGGTTCTGCGACGTCCTGCGTTCGGTGGGGCTGACTCCGCACGTTCCGGACGGGGCGTATTACACCCTGGCCGACGTGACCTCCCTGCCCGGGAACACGGCCAAGGAACGTGCCTTGTATCTGTTGGAAAAGACCGGCGTGGCCTGCGTGCCCGGCTCGGCCTTCTATTCCGGTCCGGTGGGCGAGACCCTGGCGCGGTTCTGCTTTGCCAAGGAGATGGACGTGCTCGAAGACGCCATGCAACGTTTGGGGAGGCTCGCGTGA
- a CDS encoding TraR/DksA family transcriptional regulator: MTEAQKQEFKQFAEEEMEALKAEIPRLEEQVQPVAPDNAIGRISRMDTIVNQSVVEAQLSKAKVRLVRLEEALKRVDGDEDFGLCMDCGDPIPMARLKAMPETPYCVDCAE; this comes from the coding sequence GTGACCGAGGCGCAGAAACAGGAATTCAAGCAGTTCGCCGAAGAGGAGATGGAAGCGCTCAAGGCGGAGATCCCCCGGCTCGAGGAGCAGGTGCAACCCGTGGCCCCGGACAACGCCATCGGCCGCATCTCGCGCATGGACACCATCGTCAACCAGTCCGTGGTCGAGGCCCAGCTGTCCAAGGCCAAGGTCCGGCTGGTCCGGCTGGAAGAGGCCCTCAAACGGGTGGACGGGGACGAGGATTTCGGTCTGTGCATGGACTGCGGCGACCCCATCCCCATGGCCCGTCTCAAGGCCATGCCCGAGACACCCTATTGCGTGGATTGCGCCGAGTAG
- a CDS encoding 4Fe-4S binding protein — translation MKITPERLRLAVQAAFTLFSLYAGYRFILFLSWVSGRTDVFTPKPGAVEGFLPISALLGFRRLVSSGFWDRAHPAGLAIFLAALVMAFLFRKGFCGYVCPVGFLSGLLERVGRKLGMARIPPRWIDLSLHSLKYLGMGGFVVAVFAMSPRSLESFLRSPFNLTSDARMLDFFLHPSGMALAVLAALALLSIIVRNFWCRYLCPYGALLGLIAWFGPTRVRRNADACVHCGKCSASCPSGIVVEKKEVVLTPECIGCGQCVGACPVNGCLGFRTLGRRIPWQTVAVGAVMVLIVARIWAGYAGVWDNPLPPEMLKRIYQAGASLM, via the coding sequence ATGAAAATCACTCCCGAACGTTTACGGCTGGCCGTCCAGGCTGCTTTTACCCTCTTTTCCCTGTACGCAGGGTACCGCTTCATCCTCTTCCTGAGCTGGGTCTCGGGCCGCACGGATGTATTCACGCCCAAACCGGGCGCTGTGGAAGGCTTTCTGCCCATCAGCGCGCTGCTCGGCTTCCGAAGGCTGGTCTCGTCCGGCTTCTGGGACCGTGCACATCCGGCCGGGCTGGCCATTTTTCTGGCCGCCCTGGTCATGGCCTTTCTGTTCCGCAAGGGATTCTGCGGCTACGTGTGCCCGGTGGGATTTTTGTCCGGCCTGCTGGAGCGGGTCGGGCGCAAGCTCGGCATGGCCCGAATTCCGCCCCGCTGGATCGACCTCTCCCTGCACTCCCTCAAATACCTCGGCATGGGCGGCTTCGTGGTCGCGGTCTTCGCCATGAGCCCGCGCTCCCTGGAATCCTTTTTGCGCAGCCCGTTCAACCTGACCTCGGACGCGCGCATGCTCGACTTCTTCCTGCACCCGTCCGGCATGGCTCTGGCCGTGCTCGCGGCCCTGGCCCTGCTGAGCATCATCGTGCGCAACTTCTGGTGCCGGTATCTCTGCCCTTACGGCGCGCTGCTCGGGCTCATCGCCTGGTTCGGACCGACGCGCGTGCGCCGCAACGCGGACGCCTGCGTCCATTGCGGCAAGTGCTCGGCCAGCTGCCCCTCCGGCATCGTGGTGGAGAAAAAGGAAGTGGTGCTCACCCCGGAGTGCATCGGCTGCGGCCAATGCGTCGGGGCCTGCCCGGTGAACGGTTGCCTCGGCTTCCGCACGCTGGGCCGCCGTATCCCGTGGCAGACCGTGGCCGTGGGCGCCGTCATGGTGCTGATCGTAGCCCGGATCTGGGCCGGATACGCAGGGGTCTGGGACAATCCCCTGCCGCCGGAGATGCTCAAACGCATCTACCAGGCGGGCGCGAGCCTGATGTAA
- a CDS encoding cation:proton antiporter family protein produces the protein MPLDPFVILLTFGCGYLISRVGLPPLVGYLLAGFALSTQGYASGPAIKAVADIGVTILLFTIGLKLRVKSLLRPEVWAGASLHMLLIVALFSAGLMGLSLAGLSFFSGMDWSTALLIAFALSFSSTVFAVKILDESGRAGSLNGRTAIGVLIVQDIFAVLFLAFSTGKIPTVWALAVLAGLLPARWVFMRMLDRIGHGELQVLFGFFLAFVAGAWAFDVVGLKADLGALIMGMLLAPHPRAKDLAGALYSIKDFLLIGFFLDIGLTGLPNLATLSAALVLVLALPVKIGLFFLLFTRFRLRARTSLATSLNLANYSEFGLIVGGLAVNNGWLSRDWLLAVAIALSLSFVLASPLNRWADRLFEKWRTVLRRFETTEAHPDEEPYQAGSWQIAVIGMGRVGAGAYDYFTEKFGPVALGVDLSPETVDSHLEDGRQVLLADVTDPDFWRKLPRTKSPFRLVLLATPSMETQLYVLDKLRQRGFTGTIAAAAQYDDEVEILREAGVDTALNIYAEAGAGLGSHICREVGEFGIESLLPDKQ, from the coding sequence ATGCCGCTCGATCCGTTCGTCATCCTGCTCACCTTCGGCTGCGGCTACCTGATCAGCCGGGTCGGCCTGCCCCCGCTGGTGGGCTATCTTCTGGCCGGATTTGCCCTGTCCACCCAGGGGTATGCGTCCGGTCCGGCCATCAAGGCAGTGGCCGACATCGGCGTGACCATCCTGCTCTTCACCATAGGGCTCAAGCTGCGGGTGAAAAGCCTGCTGCGGCCCGAGGTCTGGGCCGGGGCATCCCTTCACATGCTCCTGATCGTGGCCCTGTTCTCGGCCGGACTCATGGGGTTATCCCTGGCCGGACTCTCGTTCTTCTCCGGCATGGACTGGTCCACGGCCCTCCTCATCGCCTTTGCCCTGAGCTTTTCGTCCACGGTCTTTGCCGTCAAAATACTGGATGAAAGCGGGCGGGCAGGCTCCCTGAACGGCCGCACGGCCATCGGTGTGCTCATCGTACAGGACATCTTCGCGGTCCTGTTCCTTGCCTTTTCCACGGGCAAGATACCCACGGTCTGGGCCCTCGCGGTGCTGGCCGGTCTGCTGCCCGCACGCTGGGTGTTCATGCGCATGCTGGACCGCATCGGCCATGGCGAGCTTCAGGTCCTGTTCGGGTTCTTCCTGGCCTTCGTGGCCGGTGCCTGGGCCTTTGACGTGGTCGGTCTCAAGGCGGACCTGGGCGCGCTCATTATGGGCATGCTCCTGGCCCCCCATCCGCGCGCCAAGGATCTGGCCGGAGCCCTTTATTCCATCAAAGACTTTCTGCTGATCGGCTTCTTCCTGGATATCGGCCTGACCGGGCTGCCCAACCTGGCGACCCTGAGCGCGGCCCTGGTCCTGGTCCTCGCCCTGCCGGTCAAGATCGGCCTGTTCTTCCTGCTCTTCACCCGCTTCCGCCTGCGGGCACGGACCAGCCTGGCCACCTCGTTGAACCTGGCCAACTACAGCGAGTTCGGCCTGATCGTGGGCGGCCTGGCCGTAAACAACGGCTGGCTGTCGCGCGACTGGCTCCTGGCCGTGGCCATCGCCCTGTCTCTCTCCTTTGTCCTGGCCTCGCCGCTGAACCGCTGGGCTGACAGGCTGTTCGAGAAATGGCGCACTGTTCTGAGACGCTTCGAAACCACGGAGGCGCACCCCGACGAAGAGCCGTATCAGGCGGGCAGCTGGCAGATCGCCGTGATCGGCATGGGCCGGGTCGGTGCCGGGGCCTACGACTACTTCACGGAAAAGTTCGGCCCCGTGGCCCTGGGGGTGGACCTCTCCCCGGAGACAGTGGACTCTCACCTGGAAGACGGGCGGCAGGTTTTGTTGGCGGACGTCACGGACCCGGATTTCTGGCGCAAGCTGCCCCGCACCAAGAGCCCGTTCAGGCTGGTGCTCCTGGCCACCCCGTCCATGGAAACTCAGCTGTATGTGCTGGACAAACTCCGGCAGCGCGGGTTCACGGGGACCATCGCGGCCGCGGCCCAGTACGACGACGAGGTGGAGATCCTGCGCGAGGCGGGCGTGGACACCGCGCTCAACATATACGCCGAGGCCGGCGCTGGCCTGGGCTCGCATATCTGCCGGGAGGTCGGAGAGTTCGGCATCGAATCGCTGCTGCCCGATAAGCAGTGA
- a CDS encoding potassium channel family protein, whose amino-acid sequence MEKLRDSLFIQVWLTHFVPAFFVGAVLLLTIKDLPLPSLIPPGWTGDLAKAAINGAAVAVLVLLFHAGRNRRIQRYWPGAMTKYQGPRLRCAAVTGFLAGAADILLTLSEWGVLFLALLVLSVLIWNLRAFARRSMSLLKPNSEITWGDVNELLRIYLATLIGFTLVNAAMDGLHILAGNTPPFNFMGQGGELFLNALYYTVVTMTTLGFGDIVPHTWDGKVLLIVQSLLSYFMFAFMIGIITRGVTSGSNR is encoded by the coding sequence ATGGAAAAACTCAGGGATTCACTGTTCATCCAGGTCTGGCTGACCCATTTCGTGCCCGCCTTCTTTGTCGGGGCCGTACTGCTGCTGACCATAAAGGACCTGCCCCTGCCGAGCCTGATTCCCCCGGGCTGGACCGGAGACCTGGCCAAGGCCGCGATCAATGGCGCGGCAGTCGCGGTGCTGGTCCTGCTCTTTCACGCCGGGCGCAATCGACGCATCCAACGATACTGGCCGGGAGCCATGACCAAATACCAAGGCCCCCGGCTTCGCTGTGCGGCCGTGACCGGTTTCCTGGCCGGAGCCGCCGACATCCTCCTGACCCTGAGTGAATGGGGCGTCCTCTTTCTGGCCCTGCTGGTCCTGTCAGTCCTGATCTGGAATCTGCGCGCCTTTGCCCGCCGCAGCATGTCCCTGCTCAAACCGAACAGCGAGATCACCTGGGGCGACGTGAACGAGCTGCTGCGCATCTACCTTGCCACCCTTATCGGCTTCACCCTGGTCAACGCGGCCATGGACGGCCTGCACATCCTGGCCGGAAACACGCCCCCGTTCAACTTCATGGGCCAAGGCGGCGAACTCTTTCTCAACGCCCTGTATTATACGGTAGTGACCATGACCACACTCGGCTTCGGTGACATCGTCCCCCACACCTGGGACGGCAAGGTCCTGCTGATCGTCCAGAGCCTGCTCAGCTACTTCATGTTCGCCTTCATGATCGGCATCATCACCCGGGGCGTGACCTCGGGGAGCAACCGCTGA
- a CDS encoding SOS response-associated peptidase has product MFFAMCGRFALGIPKKRLEEVFGLAVPDDYAPSYNVAPGTGVLAVEGAGFTRRLWGLVPPWADDPGVGKRFINARSETVFDKPSFRESALHHRLLIPAQTFYEWRREAGGRTPFAFALDGQDCFAMAGIGASRTDSHTGEVLETMAVLTCPPNAVMAPVHDRMPVILPPEVWSAWLDPVASMESLSSLLVPYPAKAMRVWPVSSRVNSPVTDGPELLKPVPAGEHVGGPKQGSLL; this is encoded by the coding sequence ATGTTCTTCGCCATGTGCGGACGATTTGCCCTGGGTATCCCCAAGAAACGGCTGGAAGAGGTCTTTGGCCTCGCTGTGCCGGATGACTACGCGCCGAGCTATAATGTGGCCCCGGGAACGGGCGTGCTCGCCGTGGAAGGGGCGGGGTTCACGCGCCGTCTCTGGGGGCTGGTCCCGCCCTGGGCCGACGACCCCGGCGTGGGTAAGCGGTTCATCAATGCCCGCTCCGAGACCGTTTTCGACAAGCCGTCCTTCCGGGAAAGCGCGTTGCACCACCGGCTGCTCATCCCGGCCCAGACCTTTTACGAGTGGCGGCGCGAAGCCGGTGGACGCACCCCGTTCGCCTTTGCACTCGACGGCCAGGACTGCTTCGCCATGGCCGGGATAGGCGCGAGCCGCACCGATTCGCATACCGGAGAGGTCCTCGAGACCATGGCCGTGCTGACTTGTCCGCCCAATGCCGTCATGGCACCGGTTCACGATCGCATGCCGGTCATCCTGCCGCCGGAAGTGTGGTCGGCCTGGCTCGACCCGGTTGCCTCCATGGAGAGCCTGAGCAGCCTGCTGGTCCCGTACCCGGCCAAAGCCATGCGCGTCTGGCCGGTGAGCAGTCGGGTGAACAGTCCTGTCACGGACGGCCCGGAATTGCTGAAACCGGTTCCGGCGGGAGAACACGTCGGCGGTCCGAAACAGGGCTCCCTCCTGTGA
- the ffh gene encoding signal recognition particle protein — protein sequence MFESLQERLGATFSKLGGKKTLDENNIKEGLREVRLALLEADVNFKVVKQFVDQVKERALGDEVLKGLEPGQHFIKIVNEELIELLGGEQKDLDLKAKPLKLMMVGLQGSGKTTSSGKIALFLRKQHGRKPYLVPADVYRPAAIDQLNTLARQLDVPVYPSTTDMNPVDICKDAMVKAEELGCDLILFDTAGRLHIDEKLMDELENIKRECNPQEILFVADAMTGQDAVTVAESFNDKLGITGVVLTKMDGDARGGAALSIKTVTGRSVKFVGVGEKLSDLELFHPDRIASRILGMGDMMTLIEKAQSQIDEEEAKAMAEKMAKAEFDFEDFLGHMKKLKKLGSMEGLLKMIPGMGNIMKQLGDNALPEEEMKRTEAIISAMTLKERRQPDLLKNASRKDRIARGSGVKIADVNALIKNFKQMSKVMQSMMGGGGKKKKGMFGLPKLPGLGGGGMPDMSALGGGMPGMPGMPGMPGMPGMPGMEEEGSQRTVSKKTLKERKKKKLNKKKNKKKKKK from the coding sequence TTGTTCGAGAGCCTGCAAGAAAGACTCGGCGCCACCTTCTCCAAGTTGGGCGGCAAAAAGACCCTTGATGAGAACAATATCAAGGAGGGTCTGAGGGAGGTGCGTCTCGCGCTCCTGGAGGCCGACGTCAACTTCAAGGTGGTCAAGCAGTTCGTTGATCAAGTCAAGGAACGCGCTCTCGGTGACGAGGTCCTCAAGGGACTCGAACCCGGTCAGCACTTCATCAAGATCGTCAACGAGGAGCTCATTGAGCTGCTCGGCGGCGAGCAGAAGGATTTGGACCTCAAGGCCAAGCCGCTCAAGCTGATGATGGTCGGTCTGCAGGGTTCGGGTAAGACGACCTCCTCAGGCAAGATCGCGCTGTTCCTGCGCAAGCAGCATGGCCGGAAGCCGTACCTGGTCCCTGCCGACGTCTACCGGCCGGCAGCCATCGACCAGTTGAACACCCTGGCCCGGCAGCTCGACGTTCCGGTCTATCCGTCCACCACGGACATGAATCCGGTGGACATCTGCAAGGATGCCATGGTCAAGGCCGAGGAACTGGGCTGCGACCTGATCCTGTTCGATACCGCGGGCCGTCTGCACATCGACGAGAAGTTGATGGATGAGCTTGAGAACATCAAGCGCGAGTGCAACCCGCAGGAAATTTTGTTCGTGGCCGACGCCATGACCGGTCAGGATGCCGTGACCGTTGCCGAGAGCTTCAATGACAAGCTCGGCATCACCGGCGTGGTCCTGACCAAGATGGACGGCGATGCCCGCGGCGGCGCGGCCCTGTCCATCAAGACCGTGACCGGCCGTTCGGTCAAGTTCGTGGGTGTGGGCGAAAAGCTCTCCGACCTGGAGCTGTTCCACCCGGACCGCATTGCCTCGCGCATCCTCGGCATGGGCGACATGATGACCCTCATCGAAAAGGCCCAGAGCCAGATCGACGAGGAAGAAGCCAAGGCCATGGCCGAAAAGATGGCCAAGGCCGAGTTCGACTTCGAGGACTTCCTGGGCCACATGAAGAAGCTCAAGAAGCTCGGGTCCATGGAAGGGTTGCTCAAGATGATCCCCGGCATGGGGAACATCATGAAGCAGCTGGGCGACAACGCCTTGCCCGAGGAAGAGATGAAGCGCACCGAGGCGATCATCTCCGCCATGACCTTGAAGGAACGCCGTCAGCCCGATCTGCTCAAGAATGCGAGCCGCAAGGACCGTATCGCCCGGGGCTCGGGCGTGAAGATCGCGGACGTCAACGCGCTCATCAAGAATTTCAAGCAGATGAGCAAGGTCATGCAGTCCATGATGGGCGGTGGCGGCAAAAAGAAGAAGGGTATGTTCGGCCTGCCCAAGCTGCCCGGCCTGGGCGGTGGCGGTATGCCCGATATGAGCGCTCTGGGCGGCGGCATGCCCGGAATGCCGGGAATGCCGGGAATGCCCGGTATGCCTGGGATGCCCGGCATGGAGGAAGAAGGTTCTCAGCGGACCGTCTCCAAGAAGACGCTTAAAGAGCGCAAGAAGAAAAAGCTGAACAAAAAGAAGAATAAAAAGAAAAAGAAGAAGTAA
- the rpsP gene encoding 30S ribosomal protein S16: protein MAMKIRLTRMGSKKRPFYRVVALDSAVRRDGRPVEFLGHYNPMVEPNEIALDMEKIEMWLAKGAEPSNTVRSLLKKAGK, encoded by the coding sequence ATGGCAATGAAAATCAGACTGACCCGGATGGGTTCCAAGAAGCGTCCCTTCTACCGCGTCGTGGCTCTCGACAGCGCCGTGCGCCGTGATGGACGCCCCGTTGAATTCCTCGGGCACTACAACCCCATGGTCGAGCCGAACGAGATCGCGTTGGACATGGAAAAGATCGAGATGTGGTTGGCTAAGGGCGCGGAGCCCAGCAACACGGTTCGTTCTCTGCTGAAGAAAGCCGGCAAGTAG
- a CDS encoding KH domain-containing protein, with protein sequence MLKEMIEYIAKSLVDNPDEVQVSEVEGEQTSVIELKVAKEDLGKVIGKQGRTARAMRTLLGAASTKARKRSVLEILE encoded by the coding sequence ATGTTGAAAGAGATGATTGAGTACATTGCCAAGTCCCTGGTGGACAACCCGGACGAAGTGCAAGTTTCCGAAGTCGAAGGCGAACAGACCTCGGTTATCGAGCTGAAGGTGGCCAAGGAAGACCTGGGCAAGGTCATCGGCAAGCAGGGCCGCACGGCGAGAGCCATGCGCACGCTGCTTGGAGCCGCCTCCACCAAGGCACGGAAACGTTCCGTCCTGGAGATTCTCGAGTAG
- the rimM gene encoding ribosome maturation factor RimM (Essential for efficient processing of 16S rRNA): protein MKEEPGFIPVGGVVKAHGIRGEFSIKSYADSPTLFGDVPLFLSAGKGRPKPLEVSSWREHKDLVLLTSPQITDRDQAEALRGREILVREADLPELDDEHYLYQMIGCRVVLEDSTEVGELKGFYETGEQDTWVIENGAGTEILLPAVPEFVLDVDLDTETIVIEPPEGLLDLYLNPEPPKKKKRRPPRSKKQAS, encoded by the coding sequence ATGAAAGAAGAGCCCGGTTTCATCCCCGTGGGCGGGGTGGTAAAGGCGCACGGAATTCGAGGGGAGTTCAGCATAAAGAGCTATGCGGACTCCCCGACCCTTTTCGGCGATGTGCCGCTGTTCTTGTCCGCGGGCAAGGGGCGGCCCAAACCTCTTGAAGTCAGTTCCTGGCGGGAGCACAAGGACCTCGTCCTCTTGACCTCGCCCCAGATCACCGACCGCGACCAGGCCGAGGCCCTTCGGGGACGTGAAATCCTGGTTCGTGAGGCCGATCTGCCCGAACTCGACGACGAACACTATCTCTATCAGATGATCGGCTGCCGGGTGGTCCTTGAAGACAGCACCGAGGTGGGAGAACTCAAGGGCTTTTACGAGACCGGTGAGCAGGATACCTGGGTCATCGAGAATGGCGCGGGTACCGAAATCCTGCTGCCCGCCGTGCCCGAGTTCGTGCTGGATGTGGATCTGGACACCGAGACCATCGTCATCGAACCGCCCGAGGGGTTGCTCGACCTCTATCTCAATCCCGAGCCGCCCAAAAAGAAGAAGCGCCGTCCGCCGCGCTCCAAGAAGCAGGCCTCATGA